A window of Nonomuraea angiospora genomic DNA:
CCTGGTCGACCCGGACGACCGGCACGCCAGCGAGATGAACGATCTGCTGCTGCCCATCGTCAAGGGCGTCGGCTCCGAGCGGTCGTACGAGCTGCTCTCCCGCTCGCTGCAGACCCTGGGCGGCTCGGGCTACCTCCAGGACTACCCGATCGAGCAGTACATCCGGGACGCCAAGATCGACTCCCTGTACGAGGGCACGACCGCGATCCAGGGCCTGGACCTGTTCTTCCGGAAGATCCTGCGCAACCAGGGCGCGGCGGTCGGGTCGCTGCTGGCCGAGATCGGCGAGTTCGCCGGCTCCGAGGCGGGCAACGGCCGGCTCAAGGAGGAGCGCAAGCTCCTCACGGAGGCCGCCGCCGAGGTCAAGGCCATGGGTGACACCATGGCGGGCTGGGCGCTGGGCTCGCTGGAGGCGCCGGCCGAGGTGTACAAGGTCGGGCTGAACACCACCCGGCTCCTGCTCGCGCTGGGCGACCTGGTGATCGGCTGGCTGCTGCTGCGGCAGGCCGAGGTGGCGCTGGCCAAGCTGGCCGGCGGCGAGGACCCGTTCTACCTGGGCAAGGTGGCCGCGGCCTCGTTCTTCGCCAAGACCGTGCTGCCGCGGCTGGCCGTGGAGCGCCGGATCGTGGACTCCACCGGGCAGGAGCTCATGGAGCTCCCCGAGGAGGCCTTCTGACCGTAGGGGCGGGGGTGCTTCGAGGGAGTACGGTCGCGGCATGAGCTCGAGTTCTCACGATCACCCCCTTCCGCCGCCCCGGGTCGAAGAGGTGTCCGAGGGCGTCTTCGCCTACATCCAGCCCGACGGGAGCTGGTGGATCAACAACACCGGCTTCCTGGCCGGCCGGCGCGGCGTGATCTGCGTCGACGCCTGCTCGACCGAGCGCCGTACGCGGGCCTTCCGCGAGGCCATCGCCACGGTCACCGACCGGCCGATCACCACGCTGGTCAACACCCACCACCACGGCGACCACACGTTCGGTAACTGGCTCTTCCCCGAGGCCACGATCGTCGGGCACGAGGGCGTGCGGGAGCAGATCCTGGCCGAGGGCGTCCCCACCTACCGCGCCGCGTGGTCGCCCGAGGTGGAGTGGGGCGAGATGGAGGTGGCGCCGCCGTTCCTCACCTTCACCGACCGGATCACCCTGCACTCCGACGACCTGCGGTGCGAGGTGCGGCACGTGGGCCACGCCGCGCACACGACGAACGACTCGTACGTGTGGATCCCCGAGCGGCGGCTGCTGTTCGCGGGCGACCTCGTCTTCAACGGCGGCACGCCGTTCGTCCTGATGGGCTCGGTGGCCGGGGCGCTGGACGCGCTCGACCAGCTCAGGGCGCTGGGTGCGGAGACCGTCGTGCCGGGGCACGGCGGGGTGTGCGGGCCGGAGGCATATGACCGGGTCGAGGGTTACCTGCGGTTCGTGCAGGAGACCGCGGCGCGGGGCCGGGCGGCGGGCCTGTCGCCGCTGGAGGCGGCCAGGGAGGCCGATCTGGGCGAGTGGGGCGGGCTGCTGGACTCCGAGCGCATCGTGGGCAACCTGCACCGCGCCTACGCCGAGCTCGACGGGCAGCCGCTGGGCGCGCCGATCGACCTGGTCGCCGCGGTGTTCGACATGATCACCTACAACGGCGGGAAGCCCCTGTCCTGTCTCGCCTGAGATGTCACGGGTGTGATCTCTTGTACCCGGGTATGACCGTGGCTGTACTCGCCGTTTGCCTGGAGGTCGTCATGGGTGTCGGGGTAAGCATCTTCTTCCTCACGCTTGGCGCCATCCTGAGGTTCGCGATCGAGCCCGACGTGTTCGGCAAGGCCGTCCACATGGATGTCGTCGGGCTCATCTTCATGATCGTCGGTGGCGTGGGCGTGGTGCTGAGCGTCGTGCTGGCCCCCAGGAGGGGGCGCACTTCCGAGGGCCGGCTGATGCACCGCGAGAACAACCCGCCGGAGATCTAGAGGCTGAGCTGCACCGCGGCCCGGGAGGCCAGGATCGGCCTGATGTGCTCCACGATCACCGCCTGGTGCTGCGGGTGGTCGCGGTAGACCAGGTAGTCGTCGACGTCGTCGAAGTCGGCCACCACCGCGTAGTCGTGGTTGCCCTGGTTGATGCCCGCGTCGGGGCCCACGGTGTACGAGCGGAGCTGCGGGATGACGCCGGGCAGCTTGCCCAGCTCGGCGGTCACCGTCTCCTTCTGCTCGTCGGTCGCGGCCTCGGTCCAGGTGAACAGCACGATGTGGCGAATCATGCGATCAGGTGTATCAGATCGCGGCGGCGTGACTCTGTACGGGATGGGTGCGGGTGTTCCGGCCTACGGCGATCGCCGGGGGAGGGGTCCTCCCGGCGGTCGCCGTAGTCTCCTCCGGCTAGCTCCAGGCCAGCATGTGCAGCGGGTCCTCCAGCATGTCGCCGACGTCGCGCAGGAACATCGAGCCCAGCTCGCCGTCCACGATGCGGTGGTCGAACGACAGGGCCAGGGTGGTCACCTTGCGCACCGCCAGCTCGCCGTCCACCACCCACGGCATGTCCCTGATCTGGCCGACGGCGAGGATGGCGGCCTCGCCGGGGTTGAGGATGGGGGTGCCGGCGTCGACGCCGAAGACGCCGACGTTGGTGATGGTGAACGTGCCGCCGGCCATCTCGGCCGGCTGGGTGCGGCCCGCCCTGGCGGTCTCCGTGAGCTCGGCCAGCCGCCCGGCCAGCTCGGGGAGTGACAGGGCGTGGGCGTCCTTGACGTTGGGCACCACGAGGCCGCGGGGGGTGGCGGCGGCTATCCCCAGGTTCACGTAGCGCTTGACCACGATCTCCTGCGCCGCCTCGTCCCACGACGAGTTGATCATCGGGTGGCGTTTGACGGCGGTGAGGACCGCCTTGGCCACCAGCAGCAGCGGGGACACCTTGACGTCCGCGAAGTCCCGGAAGGTGCGCAGGCGCCGTACCGTCTCCATGGTGTTCGTCACGTCGAGCTGGAGGAACTCGGTGACGTGCGGAGCGGTGAAGGCGCTGGCGACCATGGCCTGGGCGGTCATCCTGCGCACGCCCTTGACGGGGATGCGCTCCTCCGGCCGCTCGGGCGCCGCCGCCTCGGCGACCGGGGGCGCCTCGGCCTGCGCCGCGGCGTGGACGTCCGCGCGGGTGATCGAGCCCTCGGGACCGGTGCCGGTGAGGGCGGACAGGTCGACGCCGAGGTCCTTGGCCAGCTTCCGTACGGGTGGCTTGGCGAGGACGCCGGCCCGGCGGGCCGCGGGCGCGACAGGGGCGGGAGCGGGGCCGCCGTCCACCTCCACGCGGGAGGGGTTGGCCACCGGGTTCGCCGGGATGCCGGGAACCTGGGGCTTGCGGGGGCGGCGCTTGGTGGCGCCGGTCTTGACGCCGTAGCCGACCAGGACCGCCTGGCGCTCCTCCTTGGGCGCCGGGCTGCCGTGCGCCCCGGGCTCGACGGCGCCCTCCGCAGGAGGCGTGGGCACCAGGTCCTCGGCCAGCGCCTTGGTCTCCTCCGAGACCGCTGCCTGTCCACGAGAGGTCTCGGCGCCTTCGGAGGTCTCGACGGCGATGATGGGGGCGCCGACGTCGACCGTCTGGCCCACCTCGGCCAGCAGATCCGCGACCACCCCGTCCCAGGGGATCGGGAGCTCGACGATCGACTTGGCCGTCTCGATCTCGACGACGGTCTGTTTCATCTTGACCGCGTCACCCACCTCGACGTGCCAGCGGACGATCTCGGCCTCCGTCAGCCCTTCGCCGACGTCGGGGAGCTTGAACTCGCGTCGCATGAGAACCCCACCCCCCTCAGTAGCCGAAGGCCCG
This region includes:
- a CDS encoding MBL fold metallo-hydrolase, which encodes MSSSSHDHPLPPPRVEEVSEGVFAYIQPDGSWWINNTGFLAGRRGVICVDACSTERRTRAFREAIATVTDRPITTLVNTHHHGDHTFGNWLFPEATIVGHEGVREQILAEGVPTYRAAWSPEVEWGEMEVAPPFLTFTDRITLHSDDLRCEVRHVGHAAHTTNDSYVWIPERRLLFAGDLVFNGGTPFVLMGSVAGALDALDQLRALGAETVVPGHGGVCGPEAYDRVEGYLRFVQETAARGRAAGLSPLEAAREADLGEWGGLLDSERIVGNLHRAYAELDGQPLGAPIDLVAAVFDMITYNGGKPLSCLA
- a CDS encoding Dabb family protein — its product is MIRHIVLFTWTEAATDEQKETVTAELGKLPGVIPQLRSYTVGPDAGINQGNHDYAVVADFDDVDDYLVYRDHPQHQAVIVEHIRPILASRAAVQLSL
- a CDS encoding dihydrolipoamide acetyltransferase family protein, translating into MRREFKLPDVGEGLTEAEIVRWHVEVGDAVKMKQTVVEIETAKSIVELPIPWDGVVADLLAEVGQTVDVGAPIIAVETSEGAETSRGQAAVSEETKALAEDLVPTPPAEGAVEPGAHGSPAPKEERQAVLVGYGVKTGATKRRPRKPQVPGIPANPVANPSRVEVDGGPAPAPVAPAARRAGVLAKPPVRKLAKDLGVDLSALTGTGPEGSITRADVHAAAQAEAPPVAEAAAPERPEERIPVKGVRRMTAQAMVASAFTAPHVTEFLQLDVTNTMETVRRLRTFRDFADVKVSPLLLVAKAVLTAVKRHPMINSSWDEAAQEIVVKRYVNLGIAAATPRGLVVPNVKDAHALSLPELAGRLAELTETARAGRTQPAEMAGGTFTITNVGVFGVDAGTPILNPGEAAILAVGQIRDMPWVVDGELAVRKVTTLALSFDHRIVDGELGSMFLRDVGDMLEDPLHMLAWS